A region from the Triticum aestivum cultivar Chinese Spring chromosome 3D, IWGSC CS RefSeq v2.1, whole genome shotgun sequence genome encodes:
- the LOC123075342 gene encoding L-type lectin-domain containing receptor kinase IX.1-like, whose amino-acid sequence MAPWRLHPELLLAVAALFAASAAADYTPRDTASVCSPKRNYTDGSQYEINLDQLLHGLHDGAVGNGGFFETSRGIYPDKVYGQAMCYADCEWTKCQLCLQVAPSYVMIKGCPYSRQAAIMYDCCYQRYSDRKFSGHADLFGNGFDYIDGRSYADAMNETRWKLVTQLMAEAAGSALRFATGSQTYVDSHGDSQVMYGLVQCSRDLSATDCTDCLNNIAQASMIRNATIANYRRYGCYITYTPNAIDIRSSAGQPPNLLLNLNFQPWVYQEDDEAMENEFMKGTGPRQFRYRELAAATDNFSEDKKFGEGGFGSVYRGFLKDLRLEVAIKRVSKGSKQGRKEYASEVRVISRLRHRNLVQIVGWCHAREQLLLVYELMPNSSLDVHLHRADNVLWWPVRHKILLGIGSALLYLHEEWEQCVLHRDIKTSNVMLDASFNAKLGDFGLARLVDHDRGSHTTELAGTLGYMDPECTITGRSSTESDVYSFGVVLLEIACGRRPTAARPDGTLIHLAQRVSELYGQGRILDAADARLDGNFDPQEMERVLAVGLWCACHNRDLRPSIRQAINVLRLEVPLPDRIPPVGHAAGPLPMPDSDTGHSSSTSTAQQPI is encoded by the exons ATGGCCCCTTGGCGCCTCCACCCTGAACTGCTCCTGGCAGTGGCCGCTCTTTTTGCTGCGTCTGCTGCTGCTGACTACACCCCTCGTGATACAGCGTCCGTCTGCTCACCGAAGAGGAACTACACCGACGGCAGCCAGTACGAGATCAACCTCGACCAACTCCTCCACGGCCTCCATGACGGCGCGGTCGGGAATGGCGGCTTCTTCGAGACCAGTCGCGGCATTTACCCCGACAAGGTATACGGCCAAGCCATGTGCTACGCCGACTGTGAGTGGACAAAGTGCCAGCTCTGCTTGCAGGTGGCACCGTCCTACGTGATGATCAAAGGCTGTCCCTACAGTCGGCAGGCCGCCATCATGTACGACTGTTGCTACCAGCGCTACTCAGACAGGAAATTCTCCGGCCACGCCGACTTGTTCGGCAATGGGTTCGACTACATAGACGGTAGGAGCTATGCGGATGCCATGAACGAGACGAGGTGGAAGCTGGTAACCCAGCTCATGGCCGAGGCCGCCGGGTCGGCACTGCGGTTCGCCACCGGTAGCCAGACATACGTGGACTCGCATGGCGATTCCCAGGTGATGTACGGCCTGGTGCAGTGCTCCAGAGACTTGTCGGCGACCGACTGCACCGACTGCCTTAATAACATCGCACAAGCGAGCATGATCCGGAACGCCACCATTGCTAACTACAGAAGGTACGGCTGCTACATCACCTACACACCCAATGCTATCGACATCCGGTCATCTGCAGGTCAACCTCCAAATCTTTTGCTGAATCTCAATTTTCAGCCGTG GGTGTATCAAGAAgacgacgaggccatggagaacGAGTTCATGAAAGGGACTGGACCTAGGCAATTCCGCTACCGTGAGTTGGCAGCTGCGACCGACAACTTCTCGGAGGACAAGAAGTTTGGGGAAGGCGGGTTTGGCTCGGTGTACAGAGGGTTCTTGAAGGACTTGAGACTTGAGGTGGCTATCAAGAGAGTGTCCAAGGGCTCCAAGCAGGGGAGGAAGGAGTACGCCTCTGAGGTGAGGGTCATAAGCCGGCTTCGGCACCGTAACCTGGTGCAGATCGTTGGCTGGTGCCACGCCAGAGAGCAGCTCCTCCTGGTCTATGAGCTGATGCCCAACAGCAGCCTCGACGTTCACCTTCACCGTGCAGACAATGTGTTGTGGTGGCCAGTCAG GCATAAGATCCTGCTGGGGATCGGCTCCGCGCTTCTCTACCTACATGAGGAATGGGAGCAGTGCGTTCTGCACAGGGACATCAAGACGAGCAACGTGATGTTGGACGCGTCATTCAACGCTAAGCTTGGCGACTTCGGGCTCGCCAGGCTTGTCGACCACGATAGAGGGTCGCACACGACGGAGCTCGCCGGCACGCTGGGGTACATGGACCCAGAGTGCACCATCACCGGGAGATCCAGCACCGAGTCGGACGTCTACAGTTTCGGCGTCGTGCTGCTCGAGATCGCGTGTGGACGGAGGCCCACCGCGGCTCGGCCGGACGGCACACTGATCCACCTGGCGCAGCGGGTATCAGAGTTGTATGGCCAAGGGAGGATCCTCGACGCAGCCGACGCACGGCTGGATGGGAACTTCGACCCGCAGGAGATGGAGCGCGTGCTAGCCGTCGGCCTCTGGTGCGCGTGCCACAACCGGGACCTAAGGCCGTCCATAAGGCAGGCCATCAACGTGCTACGGTTGGAGGTGCCGCTTCCCGACAGGATTCCGCCGGTTGGCCATGCGGCCGGCCCTCTTCCCATGCCAGACTCTGATACGGGTCACAGCTCTAGCACCAGCACTGCTCAACAGCCAATATAA